In Streptomyces caniferus, one DNA window encodes the following:
- a CDS encoding DUF3159 domain-containing protein — protein sequence MTSHDRPTTDADADPDASAGPSPAPPEPGVPGAADRQVTEAALFEAFGGVRGMVETVVPGLLFVTIFTINKDLHISAIAALAVSVVLAAVRLVRKDTVKHAFSGVFGVAFGVVFAMMTGNAKDFYLPGMLYTLGLALAYMITTLAGVPLIGLILGPVFKENLSWRTRNPGRKKAYAKASWAWGLILFAKCAILFPLYWWADTTQLGWVLIALKIPPFLLAVYLTWVFLAKAPAPIDVFAEMEAKEKAEKEAEERRRGEREVLDRVAGDLYPDMVSEAVAETAAEGDDERPRRARHRR from the coding sequence GTGACGTCTCACGACCGACCGACCACTGACGCGGATGCCGACCCCGATGCCTCCGCAGGCCCCTCGCCCGCCCCGCCCGAGCCGGGCGTCCCAGGAGCCGCCGACAGACAGGTGACCGAGGCGGCGCTGTTCGAAGCGTTCGGCGGGGTCCGCGGCATGGTGGAGACCGTGGTCCCCGGCCTGCTGTTCGTGACGATCTTCACGATCAACAAGGACCTGCACATCTCGGCGATCGCCGCGCTGGCCGTATCGGTGGTGCTGGCAGCGGTCCGCCTGGTCCGCAAGGACACCGTCAAGCACGCCTTCAGCGGCGTCTTCGGGGTGGCCTTCGGCGTGGTCTTCGCGATGATGACGGGCAACGCCAAGGACTTCTACCTGCCGGGGATGCTCTACACCCTCGGACTGGCCCTCGCGTACATGATCACCACGCTCGCGGGCGTCCCGCTGATCGGGCTGATCCTGGGGCCGGTGTTCAAGGAGAACCTCTCCTGGCGCACCCGCAACCCGGGCCGGAAGAAGGCGTACGCCAAGGCCAGCTGGGCCTGGGGGCTGATCCTCTTCGCCAAGTGCGCGATCCTCTTCCCGCTGTACTGGTGGGCGGACACCACCCAGCTCGGCTGGGTGCTGATCGCACTGAAGATCCCGCCCTTCCTGCTCGCGGTCTACCTCACGTGGGTGTTCCTGGCGAAGGCACCGGCCCCGATCGATGTCTTCGCCGAGATGGAGGCGAAGGAGAAGGCCGAGAAGGAGGCGGAGGAGCGGCGCCGCGGCGAGCGCGAGGTGCTCGACCGGGTCGCCGGCGACCTCTACCCGGACATGGTGTCCGAGGCCGTGGCGGAGACCGCGGCGGAGGGCGACGACGAGCGGCCGCGACGGGCCCGTCACCGCCGCTGA
- a CDS encoding OB-fold nucleic acid binding domain-containing protein, whose protein sequence is MSAGTRSEKPAGRFRRLLDRLSSSEEELQSAELQQDAQDAGCTRICDCDDRQIVKVTGTLRHVTLRPRAGVPALEAELFDGSAALDVVWLGRRSIVGIEPGRKLIASGRVSLSHGRRVLFNPKYELRPLGQE, encoded by the coding sequence ATGAGTGCTGGGACCCGTTCCGAGAAGCCGGCCGGTCGCTTCCGCCGGCTGCTCGACAGGCTGTCCTCCTCCGAGGAGGAGCTGCAGTCCGCCGAGCTGCAGCAGGATGCGCAGGACGCGGGGTGCACCCGTATCTGCGACTGTGACGACCGGCAGATAGTGAAGGTCACCGGCACCCTGCGGCATGTGACGCTGCGGCCGCGCGCCGGTGTGCCCGCGCTCGAGGCGGAGCTGTTCGACGGCTCCGCGGCGCTCGACGTGGTGTGGCTCGGACGCCGCTCCATCGTCGGGATCGAGCCGGGCCGTAAGCTCATCGCCTCGGGCCGGGTCTCGCTGAGCCACGGACGCCGGGTGCTCTTCAATCCGAAGTACGAACTCCGACCGCTCGGACAGGAGTAG
- a CDS encoding response regulator yields MNRVLVVDDEPQIVRALVINLKARKYEVDAAPDGATALKLAAARHPDVVVLDLGLPDMDGVEVIKGLRGWTRVPILVLSARQTSDEKVEALDAGADDYVTKPFGMDELLARLRAAVRRAEPTGPADAEVIVETEGFSVDLAAKKVNRGGRDIRLTPTEWHLLEVLVRNAGRLVSQKQLLQEVWGPSYGTETNYLRVYMAQLRRKLESDPSHPKHFITEPGMGYRFEQ; encoded by the coding sequence GTGAACCGGGTGCTTGTGGTCGATGACGAGCCGCAGATCGTCCGCGCCCTCGTGATCAACCTGAAGGCGCGCAAATACGAGGTCGACGCGGCCCCCGACGGAGCCACCGCGCTCAAACTCGCGGCCGCCCGCCACCCCGACGTCGTCGTCCTCGACCTCGGTCTGCCGGACATGGACGGCGTGGAGGTGATCAAGGGGCTGCGGGGCTGGACCCGGGTGCCGATCCTGGTGCTCTCCGCCCGGCAGACCTCCGACGAGAAGGTGGAGGCGCTGGACGCAGGGGCGGACGACTACGTCACCAAGCCGTTCGGCATGGACGAGCTGCTGGCCCGGCTCCGGGCGGCGGTGCGCAGGGCCGAGCCGACCGGGCCCGCCGACGCCGAGGTGATCGTGGAGACGGAAGGTTTCTCCGTCGACCTCGCCGCGAAGAAGGTCAACCGCGGCGGCCGGGACATCCGGCTGACCCCCACCGAGTGGCATCTGCTGGAGGTCCTGGTCCGCAACGCGGGCCGGCTGGTCAGCCAGAAGCAGCTGCTCCAGGAGGTCTGGGGCCCCTCGTACGGCACCGAGACCAACTATCTGCGGGTGTACATGGCCCAGCTCCGCCGCAAGCTGGAGAGCGATCCCTCGCACCCGAAGCACTTCATCACGGAGCCGGGGATGGGGTACCGCTTCGAGCAGTGA
- the kdpC gene encoding potassium-transporting ATPase subunit KdpC has product MNNSVRNTARLIGAGLRALLVLTVVCGVVYPLVVTGVAQAAFPGKANGSEVSSHGKVVGSSLIGQRYDKGKDKRGNPVPDLRFFQPRPAAGLGSNRANGVNTGYDLQVSGASNLGATNTDLAKAVKERKRWVSETYGVPEAKVPADAVTSSGSGLDPDISPAYAELQADRVARENHLPGGTVRRLVERHTDARTLGFLGEPRVNVLELNTALKDLVHGGGKG; this is encoded by the coding sequence GTGAACAACTCCGTCCGCAACACCGCCCGGTTGATCGGGGCGGGCCTGCGCGCCCTGCTCGTCCTGACCGTGGTCTGCGGGGTCGTCTACCCGCTGGTGGTCACCGGCGTGGCGCAGGCGGCGTTCCCCGGCAAGGCCAACGGGTCCGAGGTGAGCTCCCACGGCAAGGTCGTCGGTTCGTCGCTGATCGGCCAGCGCTACGACAAGGGCAAGGACAAGAGGGGCAACCCGGTCCCGGACCTGAGGTTCTTCCAGCCGCGCCCCGCCGCGGGGCTGGGCAGCAACCGGGCCAATGGCGTCAACACCGGGTACGACCTCCAGGTCTCCGGCGCCTCCAACCTGGGCGCCACCAATACCGACCTCGCCAAGGCGGTGAAGGAGCGCAAGCGGTGGGTCTCCGAGACGTACGGGGTCCCCGAGGCGAAGGTCCCGGCGGACGCCGTCACCTCGTCGGGTTCCGGACTCGACCCGGACATCTCGCCCGCGTACGCCGAGCTGCAGGCGGACCGGGTCGCCAGGGAGAACCACTTGCCCGGCGGCACGGTACGTCGGCTGGTCGAGCGCCACACCGACGCCCGCACCCTCGGTTTCCTGGGGGAACCGCGCGTCAACGTACTGGAGTTGAACACGGCGCTGAAGGATCTGGTCCACGGCGGGGGCAAGGGCTGA
- a CDS encoding GNAT family N-acetyltransferase, whose product MTEAHPTASRTPDVRIAHTADLDPATLKAARALLYDVFDDMTAEDWEHSLGGLHALVHEDGELIGHAAVVQRRLLHGGRALRCGYVEGVAVRADRRGRGHGAALMDVLERVVRGGYDLGALGAAEEAAPFYAARGWQLWRGRSWALTPDGIRRTADEDGCLYVLPTAAAPLQLDTDLTCDWRDGDLW is encoded by the coding sequence ATGACCGAGGCACATCCGACGGCCTCCCGCACGCCCGACGTACGCATCGCCCACACCGCCGATCTGGACCCCGCCACCCTCAAGGCGGCCCGCGCCCTCCTCTACGACGTCTTCGACGACATGACCGCGGAGGACTGGGAGCACTCGCTCGGCGGTCTGCACGCCCTGGTCCACGAAGACGGCGAGCTGATCGGGCACGCGGCTGTGGTCCAGCGACGCCTGCTGCACGGCGGCCGGGCACTGCGCTGCGGTTACGTGGAGGGCGTCGCGGTCCGTGCGGACCGGCGCGGACGCGGACACGGCGCGGCCCTGATGGACGTCCTGGAACGCGTCGTGCGCGGCGGCTACGACCTCGGCGCGCTCGGCGCCGCCGAAGAGGCCGCGCCCTTCTACGCCGCACGCGGCTGGCAGCTGTGGCGCGGACGCTCCTGGGCCCTCACTCCGGACGGCATCCGGCGCACCGCCGACGAGGACGGCTGCCTCTACGTCCTCCCTACCGCGGCCGCCCCTCTGCAGCTCGACACCGACCTCACCTGCGACTGGCGCGACGGCGACCTCTGGTGA
- a CDS encoding sensor histidine kinase: MARGKLRIYLGAAPGVGKTYAMLSEAHRRVERGTDVVVAFVEHHGRPRTEVMLHGLEQIQRRELEYRDTVFTEMDVDAVLERDPAVALVDELAHTNVPGSRNGKRWQDIEELLEAGIDVISTVNIQHLESLGDVVESITGVRQRETVPDEIVRRADQIELVDMSPQAIRRRMAHGNIYQPDKVDAALSNYFRPGNLTALRELALLWVADRVDEYLQEYRAEHSIRSTWQARERIVVGLTGGPEGRTLIRRAARMAAKGSGSEVLAVYIARSDGLTSASPKELAVQRTLVEDLGGTFHHVIGDDIPSALLEFARGVNATQIVLGSSRRKAWQYIFGPGVGATVARESGPDLDVHIVTHDEVAKGRGLPVARGARLGRTRIIAGWLVGVVGPVLLSLLLTGMVNGPGLANDVLLFLFLTVVAALLGGQLPALASAAVGSLLLNFYFTPPTHTLTVDDPKNIVAIVIFFAVAVSVASVVDLAARRTHQAARLRAESEILSFLAGSVLRGETTLDALLERVRETFGMETVALLERAGDVEPWTCAGRAGSDHGKPLLRPEDADVDMPVGDHMALALTGRVLPAEDRRVLAAFAAQAAVVLDRQRLVGEAERARELAEGNRIRTALLAAVSHDLRTPLAGIKASVTSLRSDDVAWSEEDEAELLAGIEAGADRLDHLVGNLLDMSRLQTGTVTPLIREIDLDEVVPMALGGVPEGSVTLDIPEELPIVAVDPGLLERSVANLVENAVKYSPDGTQVLVSASALGDRVELRVADRGPGVPDSAKDRIFEPFQRYGDAPRGAGVGLGLAVARGFAEAMGGTLAAEDTPGGGMTMVLTLRAASGRPPARPDLPAQATT; the protein is encoded by the coding sequence ATGGCACGCGGCAAGCTACGGATATACCTCGGCGCGGCACCGGGCGTCGGAAAGACGTACGCGATGCTGTCCGAGGCGCACCGGCGCGTGGAGCGGGGCACGGACGTGGTCGTGGCGTTCGTCGAGCATCACGGCAGGCCCCGTACGGAGGTCATGCTGCACGGGCTGGAGCAGATCCAGCGCCGGGAGTTGGAGTACCGCGACACCGTATTCACCGAAATGGACGTGGACGCGGTCCTGGAACGCGATCCGGCCGTGGCGCTGGTCGACGAGCTGGCACACACCAACGTCCCCGGTTCGCGCAACGGCAAGCGCTGGCAGGACATCGAGGAGCTGCTGGAAGCGGGGATCGACGTCATCTCGACGGTCAACATCCAGCACCTGGAGTCACTCGGGGATGTCGTCGAGTCGATAACGGGTGTGCGGCAGCGCGAGACCGTGCCCGACGAGATCGTGCGCAGGGCCGACCAGATCGAGCTTGTCGACATGTCGCCCCAGGCGATCCGCCGTCGGATGGCGCACGGCAACATCTACCAGCCCGACAAGGTGGACGCCGCCCTGTCCAACTACTTCCGGCCCGGCAACCTCACGGCGCTGCGCGAGCTGGCGCTGCTGTGGGTCGCCGACCGGGTGGACGAGTATCTGCAGGAGTACCGGGCGGAGCATTCGATCCGTTCCACCTGGCAGGCGCGCGAGCGCATCGTCGTCGGACTGACCGGCGGGCCGGAGGGCCGTACGCTGATCCGCCGAGCGGCGAGGATGGCGGCCAAGGGGTCGGGCAGCGAGGTGCTCGCCGTCTACATCGCCCGCAGCGACGGGCTGACCTCGGCCTCGCCCAAGGAACTCGCCGTCCAGCGGACCCTGGTGGAGGACCTGGGCGGTACGTTTCACCACGTCATCGGGGACGACATACCCAGCGCACTGCTGGAGTTCGCGCGCGGGGTCAATGCCACCCAGATCGTGCTGGGCTCCAGTCGCCGCAAGGCCTGGCAGTACATCTTCGGGCCGGGCGTGGGGGCGACCGTCGCCCGCGAATCCGGCCCCGACCTCGATGTGCACATCGTCACCCACGACGAGGTCGCCAAGGGCCGGGGGCTGCCGGTGGCGCGCGGCGCGCGGCTGGGACGGACCCGGATCATCGCCGGCTGGCTCGTCGGCGTCGTCGGCCCGGTCCTGCTCTCGCTGCTGCTGACCGGCATGGTGAACGGCCCCGGACTGGCCAACGATGTCCTGCTCTTCCTCTTCCTGACGGTCGTCGCCGCGCTGCTCGGCGGGCAGCTGCCGGCCCTGGCGTCCGCCGCGGTCGGCTCGCTGCTGCTGAACTTCTACTTCACGCCGCCCACCCACACCCTCACGGTCGACGACCCCAAGAACATCGTCGCCATCGTGATCTTCTTCGCGGTGGCCGTCTCGGTCGCCTCCGTGGTGGACCTCGCCGCCCGCCGCACCCATCAGGCGGCCAGGCTGCGCGCCGAGTCGGAGATCCTCTCGTTCCTCGCGGGCAGCGTGCTGCGCGGCGAGACGACCCTGGACGCCCTGCTGGAGCGGGTCCGGGAGACCTTCGGCATGGAGACGGTGGCGCTGCTGGAGCGGGCCGGCGACGTCGAGCCGTGGACCTGCGCGGGCCGGGCCGGCAGTGACCACGGCAAGCCGCTCCTGCGCCCCGAGGACGCCGATGTCGACATGCCGGTGGGCGACCACATGGCGCTGGCGCTGACCGGCCGGGTGCTGCCCGCGGAGGACCGCCGGGTGCTGGCCGCGTTCGCCGCCCAGGCCGCCGTCGTACTGGACCGGCAGCGGCTGGTGGGCGAGGCGGAGCGGGCCCGTGAGCTGGCCGAGGGCAACCGCATCAGGACGGCGCTGCTGGCCGCGGTCAGCCACGATCTGCGGACCCCGCTGGCCGGCATCAAGGCCTCCGTCACCTCCCTGCGCTCCGACGACGTCGCCTGGTCCGAGGAGGACGAGGCGGAGCTGCTGGCCGGCATCGAGGCGGGCGCCGACCGCCTGGACCACCTGGTCGGCAACCTCCTGGACATGTCCCGGCTGCAGACCGGCACGGTCACCCCGCTGATCCGCGAGATCGACCTCGACGAGGTGGTGCCGATGGCGCTCGGCGGCGTCCCGGAGGGCAGCGTCACCCTCGACATCCCCGAGGAGCTGCCGATCGTGGCCGTCGACCCGGGGCTGCTGGAACGCTCGGTCGCCAACCTGGTGGAGAACGCCGTGAAGTACAGCCCCGACGGGACGCAGGTACTGGTCTCGGCCAGTGCGCTCGGCGACCGGGTGGAGCTGCGGGTCGCCGACCGCGGCCCGGGGGTGCCGGACAGCGCCAAGGACCGGATCTTCGAACCCTTCCAGCGCTACGGCGACGCTCCGCGCGGTGCCGGTGTGGGCCTCGGGCTGGCCGTGGCGCGCGGATTCGCGGAGGCGATGGGCGGCACGCTCGCCGCCGAGGACACCCCCGGAGGCGGTATGACGATGGTCCTCACGCTCCGGGCGGCGTCCGGCCGGCCGCCGGCCAGGCCCGACCTTCCCGCCCAGGCCACGACATGA